Sequence from the Flavobacterium sp. TR2 genome:
AAAGTTTCAAAGTTAGAAACAGAACTGATTTCTAACCAGCGATCTTGTGCTGTAGAAAACACTTCAAAATCATACGTTAACGCAGATGTGAATCCCATATCTCCTCCGCAAAGGCGTAAAACTCTGTAAGGCAATTTCAATTCTTTTAAAATATCTTTTACGTGCTCAACCATTCCGTCAAGCGCCGCATAAGAGTTATCAGGATGCTCGATGCGAACGATTTCTACTTTATCAAATTGGTGCAAACGGTTTAATCCGCGAACGTGCGCTCCGTAAGAACCTGCTTCACGGCGGAAACATGGCGTATACGCAGTTTGCAGGATCGGCAATTCGCTTTCGTTCAAAATAACATCACGGAATAAGTTTGTAACTGGAACCTCAGCCGTCGGGATCAAATATAAATCATCAACTCCCGCATGGTACATCTGCCCTTCTTTGTCTGGCAATTGTCCTGTTCCGTATCCTGAAGCTTCGTTTACCAAATGAGGAACCTGAACTTCGTTGTATCCTGCAGCAGTATTTTTATCTAAAAAGTAGTTGATCAAAGCACGTTGAAGCTTTGCTCCCTTGCCTTTGTAAACAGGAAATCCAGCTCCAGTGATTTTTACACCCAATTCAAAATCGATAATATCATATTTTTTAACCAATTCCCAGTGCGGCTGTGCGCCTTCATGTAAAACAGGAATATCTCCTTCTTGGAAAACATTCAAATTGTCATCTGGAGTTTTTCCTTCAGGAACAATATCTGCCGGAAGGTTTGGCAAAGTATATAATTTATTGGTTAACTCAACAGCCAAAGCTTCTGCCTTTTCGCTCAGTTCTTTGCTTTTTTCTTTTAGTGAAACTGTTTTTTCTTTTAAGATTGCCGCTTTAGCTTTCTCGCCAGCTTTCATCAATTCACCAATATCTTTGGACAATTTATTAGATTCTGATAAAGTATTGTCTAATTCTACCTGTGCAGCACGACGATTTTCGTCTAATTGAACCACCTCTTCCACAACGCTTTTAGCATCGATATTTCGTTTTGCTAAAGCTTTGATTACTTTCTCTTGATTGTCTCTAATAAATGCGATTTGTAACATAGCTTGATTTTTATAACTATTGTATTTTTATAACGGAAGCAAATTTAAGGAAATGTTTGTTAACAAAAGGACAAAGTTTTTCAGGAAAACCGAAATCTCTTATAAACAGCAAAAGCACCTTAAAAGTGCTTCTGCTATTATTTCTGTTTTGTCAAGTTTACTCCAAAAAACGAAGCCTGTCGTCTCTATGAAAAGCATAATCTTTACCGTTATACTTTAGCTTTTCGAATTCTTTTTTGATTTTGAGATCGCTTTTTTCTGAAATTCCGTTTTCCAAATCATTTTCGACCGCTTCTTCATACGAGAAGTTTTTGGTTATGATCAAGTCAAAATAGCCGTTTGTTTTATGGTCAGAAAAGCTCATTCCGGTTTCTAAAGTTTCTATTTGAAAAGTCCCGCTTCCGTTAGAATCCCCATTGGTCAATCGGATAGGATATTCGTACAAAACCTTTTTAATTTCTTTATCTCCCAGAGTAATCAGAGTAAATTTCTTTTCCGAATACAAAACGATTCTGCTTCTAGCGCTGGCTTCGGTATAAAAAGCAATCGCTGGCGTATTTTCGTTTAGGTAAACCAAGTCTTTTAAAATATGTGATTTCGAAAACTGAATGGCTTCATTATCATAATAGCCTAGATTTTCATCAAATTCTTCGGCAATTACACTTCCGTTTTCACGATTTACAAACAAGTATTTGCGCTGATAATAATTTCCCAATTCGTCATCATCGCCCGATTTGAATGCTTTTTTATCGTGCGTTACCATGGTCAGGACAAAAAATGCCGTCTGATCATCATAGTTGATTGAACTTGACTCGTTGACTTTAATATCTGAATATTTCACATTGAGATTTGACGCCACTTTTGAGAGCAGCTGCAGATTCATTTCTTTTGAATCTTCAATTTCATCCAGATTTTTAAAAATGAGTTTTTTCAGTTGTTTTTGTCCAAAATCTTTTTCTGTCTGCGAAAACAGCTCCTGATTCTGAATTTCTGCTTCGTTTGGAACCTTTTCATTTTTCCCGCAGGAAAACAGAAACATTAAGACTCCGCTTAAAAGAATCGTTTTTTTCATAGGTTTTGATTTGTTAGAAATTTTAGGGCATTTCAAATATATAATTTTCTTACAAACCTCAGCAGAAAAAACAAAATTTAATCTCTCTTGATTTCGTGTCCAACAAACTCTTCCAGTGTTTTAAACATTTCTTCAACCGAAAGCACTTCTGTATCGGGATGCGATTTTAAAAATGCGGCATTTAGTTCGGCCAGATTTTCATCCAACTCAAAATAAGCATTATTATTCAGCAAATCTTTAAAAGCGTTTGGGGCTTCATACTTGTCTTTTAGAAATTTCCCTAATTTAATATTGCTCTGCAAACGCAGTTTTCGGCATTGTTCTTTAAATAACTCCAAATGCTTTTCTGCCCCAATCAGAGCCAAGCCTTCTTCAATCAATTCGTTCAATTCTTTGTTCCAACCCGAATCATGAACAAACTTCGAAAAATTCCCTTCGGCATATTTTGAAGCATAAAAGTCTAAATAATAGCTCATCAAAGCATCTTCGTGAATTAAGTCGTCGTCAATTTTTTCTTCACGCATTAAATTGATTACCGAAATATTCGAATTGACAACGTCTTGAGGGTTTTCGCTATTTGCGGCCGTTTCTGAAATAATGATTTTACCGAATTCCATTTGAATTTTATTTAAAAGATTGTTTTGCAAAGTTGCGGGAAATAATTGAATGTTTTGAGTTATTTTTCGCCTAGTTTGATCTCCATAAACGCCTGAGACTGTAATCTTTTTTAACCTAAATACAATTTTTCTGGTTTTTCATCGTTTGCCCTTACAATCTTTAACAAAAATTCCCGTTATCAATATAAATTAAAAAGTTCGTCAAAAATTGACTACCTTTAAGCAACCATTTATAAAAAAGCATATCTGTTTAAGAAATAAGACTTTACACCAAAGTTCTCCTAGCTAAAACCAAAAACATGAAACAGATTTTATTAATTTTTAGCATCCTGCTTTTGCTGGTGAGCTGTGACAATGATGAATTGCCGCAGTCTGACGTTCCATTTGCATTAGTAGCCAAAGGAGATTCTTTTCCTAATGACCAAAGTATTGCCCAAAGGCATTTGGTTATTAAAGATGCCAAGACTTGGAATAAATTCATGAAAGAAATGAACTTTTCGATAGAAAAGAATATTGATTTTAGCCAATATCAGGTTATTGCTGTTATTGATAAAACCCAGCCAAATGACGGGCATTCAATAGATATTGTGGAAATGACCGAAAACCGCAATACGATAATCGTAAAAGTCGAAAAGCTGAAAAACGGTAATCTCACAAAGAAATCCTCAAGACCTTATGATGTTGTGAAAACAGCAAAAACAGACAAAAAAGTGGTTTTTGAACAATAAGTTTACAATCTAGAAAACATATTCATTTCCTTATATTCTCCAACAGCAATTCTTTCAATTCATTAGTTTTTAAATAAATTGCTAAACGTCCAGAAAGCACTAATATTTCTTTTTCTTCTGGCGTTATTTTTACTTTGGTTTCAATATGCGAGACATATTCGTAGAGCATTAAAAATTTCTTTGCATCAAAATCTTTAAACTTTGCTTTATCCAGAAACCTGATAATCCGCAAACAACATTAAAATATTTATTAAAAATAAAACCTGTCGACGAAATACAAGAATAAACCGTAATTTTATTGCATCCAGAATTGGTTTAGCAGCAAAATAGAAAAATATGAGGGCAAGAAAAGCATTAGAATATTACGTTTTAGACGTATTCTCAAACGAAAGCTACAGGGGAAATCCGCTTTCAGTCGTTTTTACAGATGGAAATCTAAAACTAGAAACTTATCAAGATATTTCTAAAGAATTTGGCTATTCTGAAACCTCATTTGTCTATTATTCCACAAGAGAAAAAGCGCTTGTGGTTCGTTCTTTTACTCCAACCGGAATCGAAATCGATGGTGCAGGGCATAATTTATTGGGTGCAGTCTGCGGTGCTCTACTAAAAGGATTGGCTATTTTTGATGAGCAAAACGAAAGTGAGCCCTTTGTAATTATGAAACATTCGGCAATTCCTGTATCCGTAAGTTTTGACTTGACTACTCTTTACCCAGTGGTTCAGATGCACCAAAAATCGGCAGTTATCAAACAAGAAATCCCAACATATAAAATTGCAGTAGCTCTGGGATTAAAGATTGAGGATTTGGATGTAAATTCTTTTGTGCCTACAATAGTTAAGACGGAAGTTGCACATATAATGGTTCCGATAAAAAACAGCCAAATATTGAATAGCTTTACTCCAGACAACCAGCTTTTAATTCAAATCTCAAAAGAATATAATTTTGAAGGTTTTTATTGTTTCACTCCCGCAGATGAAGGTGAAGAACATATAGTAGAAACAAGATTTTTTAACCCTATAATCGGAATAATCGAAGACCCGGCAAC
This genomic interval carries:
- a CDS encoding PhzF family phenazine biosynthesis protein; amino-acid sequence: MRARKALEYYVLDVFSNESYRGNPLSVVFTDGNLKLETYQDISKEFGYSETSFVYYSTREKALVVRSFTPTGIEIDGAGHNLLGAVCGALLKGLAIFDEQNESEPFVIMKHSAIPVSVSFDLTTLYPVVQMHQKSAVIKQEIPTYKIAVALGLKIEDLDVNSFVPTIVKTEVAHIMVPIKNSQILNSFTPDNQLLIQISKEYNFEGFYCFTPADEGEEHIVETRFFNPIIGIIEDPATGTAAGPLIGFLTQKKFTKSDKEYKILQGVKLKQASMIEVMNREEDILVGGSSIITMKGELYI
- a CDS encoding protease complex subunit PrcB family protein: MKQILLIFSILLLLVSCDNDELPQSDVPFALVAKGDSFPNDQSIAQRHLVIKDAKTWNKFMKEMNFSIEKNIDFSQYQVIAVIDKTQPNDGHSIDIVEMTENRNTIIVKVEKLKNGNLTKKSSRPYDVVKTAKTDKKVVFEQ
- the serS gene encoding serine--tRNA ligase encodes the protein MLQIAFIRDNQEKVIKALAKRNIDAKSVVEEVVQLDENRRAAQVELDNTLSESNKLSKDIGELMKAGEKAKAAILKEKTVSLKEKSKELSEKAEALAVELTNKLYTLPNLPADIVPEGKTPDDNLNVFQEGDIPVLHEGAQPHWELVKKYDIIDFELGVKITGAGFPVYKGKGAKLQRALINYFLDKNTAAGYNEVQVPHLVNEASGYGTGQLPDKEGQMYHAGVDDLYLIPTAEVPVTNLFRDVILNESELPILQTAYTPCFRREAGSYGAHVRGLNRLHQFDKVEIVRIEHPDNSYAALDGMVEHVKDILKELKLPYRVLRLCGGDMGFTSALTYDFEVFSTAQDRWLEISSVSNFETFQANRLKLRFKDKEGKNQLAHTLNGSSLALPRVLAGIIENYQTPEGIVIPEVLRPYCGFDIIN